The sequence below is a genomic window from Halolamina litorea.
GGGCGGGGACGCCCTGCGTCCGCAGCATCGTCGTCATCGCGGTGGCGAAGTACTCACAGTAGCCGGCGTCCATCTCGAAGACGAACTCGGAGGTGATCGTCCCGTTCTCCCGGTCGTGGCTCGCGTTCAGCGAGTACTCCTTGTTCGACTCCAGCCACTCCTCGATCAGAACGGCCGTCTCGTAGGGGTTCTCGGCATCGGCGGTCAGTTCCGCGGTGAAAGCGCCGACGCGTTCGGTGTCCCGGTTCGGCGGGAGGCTCGTGTAGACGCGCTCGACGTCGGCGGGGTACTGGTCGCCGGCCGCGCGGAGGGTCTCCGGGTCGTCCGGCGGCGCGACGGACTCGCCGACGTAGGTCGTGCCGGCGGGCACCTGTTCCCCGCTACTGATCGACCGTCCCGGCCCGAGTTCGAGGGGGTAGCCCGACAGCGAGACCGATTCGGGTTGCCAGACGGTCGGTAGCGCCGTCGCTGGCTGTGCGAGGGTCACTTGGTACCTGACCCGTTCGCCGGCGGCGCCCTCGATGGGCGCGGTGCCGTCGAAGTCGGCCGCCTCGCCGGTGCGCTCCCAGCCCTGCCCGGTGTAGCGGTCGAACGAACCGGTCCGCCAGTAGCTGGGTCGGTCGCTCTCGACGACGAAGTGCACCTCCTGGTTCAGGCTGCTGTAGGGGTTCGCCGCCTCGCTTCCCTGACTGCTCCCGGCGGAGAGTTGACTCAGCGAACTCAGCGCGCCCAACGCGCCGGCGGCGCTGGCGGGGATGCCCGCGCCTTGAGCGCCCGCGCTCAGCGGCTGGCCGAGGTCGAACTGCGCGGCTGGCGGCGACGCGTCGCCGACGAACAGCGGCAGCGCGATGCTCGCAAGCACCACCGCGGCGACACAGACCAGCGTCAGTACGACCCGCCACCACCGACGATCCGAGCCGAGGTCGACGGTTCCGTTGTCGTCGCTCACGTATCGTTCAGTACGATTGTCCGGGGTGACATGAATGATGCGGTGTGAATCACCCACATGGCTTGGCCGAAACACGGCGTCAGCGTCGCCGACGGCGGCGGTGTGTGGCACTTGGACACCGCCGCCGAGAACGTGTCAACGGAAGTCAATGGGGACTTTATCAGTTAGTCTTGAGTCCCCGAACCCATGTGGCAACTCGGTGAAGACGGGGAGCGACCGGAGTGGCGAGTCGTCGAGACTCCTTTCGACATCACGCTGTTCGACGTGGCACAGACGACGCAGGGGCTCTATGCGGTGGGCAGTGGGGGGCACCTGGTCGCGGACCGCGGCGAGGGCTGGGAGATCGTCTTCGACGACGGTCCGTCGACGCGGGACAACCAGATGCGAGCCATGGACGTGACCAGCGACGGCGAACGCGTCTGGATGCTCGGCTCGTCGGGGGCGATGGCGTGTTACGACGTGGAGGAGCGCAAGAAGTTCGACTACTCCTACCCCAACGAGATGACCTCGACGTGGGAGGGGATCGCCATCGCCGGCGAGCGGGGCAAGGAGAAGGGTCTCGCCGCCAACGGTTCGGGGGAGATCCTGCCGTTCACCATCGACGGCTTCGACGTGGACTGGGGCCAACTGGACAAGCCGGCGGGGAAGGGGTCGAAGATGGCCGCGCTCGCGGCCACCCCCGACGGCATCGGCTTCGGCGTCGACACCTCCGGCAACGCGTTCAAGACGACCGCCGAGGACGGCTGGAAGGACATCGGCATCGTCAACGCGCAGGTGAAGTTCTACGACATCTACGCCGGCACGAACCAGCGGGTCTACGTGGCCGCCGGTGACGGCCGGATCTACCGCTACGACGACTCCTACAACAACTGGACGCCCATCGGCGTCGCCGAGACCACCTCCCTGACCGCCATCGACGTCTACGATGAGGGGAGCCGCAAGCGCCAGATGGTCTGTATCGGCGCCAACGGGAACATCTACCAGCGAACCGGGAAGGAGCGCTGGGAGGAGATCCCCTCGCCGACCAAGAACGCGCTCAACGCCATCCGACTGGGCAGCGCGTTCGACGTGGCTGTCGGGAAGAACGGCACCGTGATCGAGCGCCCGCGCGGCACCACCCGATCGGCGGGGAAGTCCGCGGACGGCGACAACTTCGACGGCCGAGGCGAGACCTACCAAGGCGACGGCAACCAGATGGAGACGACCGACCGCCAACAGCGGGAAGACCGGATGAAGGACGGAATCGATCAGCAGCAGAAGCAGTTCGAGTAAACCGCCCGAACAACCCCGTTTCGCCCCTTGACCCGTCCGGAACACAAGAACGGGGGTGTGTTCTGCGGGTCGACCTCACGCGAGGGGGGTCGACACGGCGCCGGTGCCACAGTACTTGCGCCGCTACCTCGGGGCGGGTCACTCCCCTCTTCTCGGGGGCGCCGTACTTCGCTTCGTAGCGGTGTTTGCGGACGCGGAGTTCCCTGTCACGGGTCGGAACCGGTGGCGGGGACGGCAAGGAATCGTCGTGGCCGGAGAACGACTCGACATGGATACGTGGGCGAGGGCACTCGTCGCGACGGTCGGCGTCTTCGCGGTCGCCCTCGTGGCCTCGATTACGCTCTGAGCGGGCGAGCGGACCGAACGGACTCGATCAGGGCACACTTTTTACACCTTCTCCTGTGTTCGATGCGCTATGTGGCACCAGCAAACGGGGGCCGATCGGGCGCAGTGGCGGACCGCTGACACGCCGTTCGAGGTAGACCTCTACGACGGCGAACTCACGCCGAAGGGGGCCTACGCCATCGGTGAGGGTGGGACAATCGTCGCCGACACGGGGACCGGCTGGCACGTCGTCGTCGAGGGGGCGGCGCCGACAGCCGACGCGACCAGCGTTCGGGCGATGGACAGCACCTCCGCCGGGGAGCGACTCTGGATGGTCGGCACCGGCGGCAGCCTCGCCTGTTACGACGTGAGCAAGGGCGAACTGTTCGAGTACGACTACCCCGTCGAGATGGCCTCCGTCTGGGAGGGGATCGCCATCTCCGGCGACGCCGGCGAGGAGAAGGGCGTCGCGGCCGACGGCCGCGGCGGCATCCTCCCGTTCAGCGTCGACGGCCACGACGTGGACTGGGGGACCGTCGACCGCCCCGACGAGAACGAGCGCATCGACGCGCTGGCGGCCAGCCCCGACGGGATCGCCTACACCATCGACACCGGGGGGATCGCCTACAAGACGACCATCAAGGACGGCTGGTCGGCGACGGGAACCGTCAAACCCGACACCACGTTCCACGACCTCGACGCCTGGGAGAACGAGCGGGTCTACGTGAGCGCCGACGACGGCTGTCTCTACCGCTACGACAACGAGCCCGACGACTGGGCCCCGTTGGGTGTCACCGGCGGCACCGGCGTCGTCTCCATCGACCTCCACGACGAGGGGGACGGCTACCCCCAGATGTGTGCCCTCGGCGCCGACGGCGCGCTCTACGAGCGAACCGGCCCCGAGGAGTGGGAGCGTACGGCGCTCCCGACTGACGAGCCACTGATCGACCTCGCACTCGGGTCCCCCGACCTCGTCGTCGGCGCGAACGGGACGGTGCTCGTGCGCGAGCGCAACGAGGAGTTCCACGAGGAGGACCCGCAGTCGGCCGACGCCGAAACCGCCGACGGCGGCGACGTGGACCCAGCGGACGCCGACGACAGCGATACGGACGCCCCCGACCCGCCGGACGAACCCGACGCCTAACGGTCGTTCCAGCGCCGTTCTGCGAGGCTGTCGAGCAGTTCGCGGACATCAGCCCCGCCGGCGTCGACGGCCGCGGTCGCTTGGTGTGCGCCGACAGTCGTCACCGACGCCGTCACCGCCGACGCCCCCTGTCGCTCCAACAGCCACGCGTAGGCCGCGGCCTGTAGCTCGTAGCGTTCCGTGAGTTCCGGTTCCGGCGGGCGCAGGCCGACTTTGAGTTCGTCGATGTGCCAGCGGCCGTCACCGTCGACCGACACCACGTCCGCTCGGCCGCCGATCTCGACGGCCACCCCGCGGACCCTGACGACCGCGTCCAGCGGCTCCTCGACGAACCGACGGTCGCTGTTCACGAGCCGGTCGTACGCTTCTGTCGCCGCCAACTGCGGGCAGAGCGTTCCCGCGACGTAGCGTCGGAGCTCCTCGCGCTCTTCGGGAGCGACGCCGTTTGCGTGGGCGGCGACCGCACGGTCCAGCGCCGCGGGCAACGGCCCGCCACAGTCCGACAGCGTCGCCGCGTCGACGCCCGCCGAGAGCGCGAACGTGAAGAGGTCGTGTGCCACGTCGCCGACCACTTCCGGCCCCATGGTCTCGAAGCTGAGCGGCACGGTCACCCCGTCCTGCTCGGCGTGGAGGGGACGCCCGCTCAGGTGGGCGAGCACGCCTTCCTCGGGTGCGGCGGCGAGTTCGTAGACGGTGCTGGGGTTGACGAACCGCGGCGTCCAGCCCCGGTCCGGAAGCGGCGGCGGCCCGTCGTTGCCGTCGGCGTCGCCTGACTCCTCGGTCGCCGTCGGCGACGCTGCCGACGGTCGGTGGACAGCGACCGCCAGCGGGTCGTGCTGGCCGGGCGTGTCGACGGTGTACTCCCCGCTGCGCCCCTCGTGGAACTCGAACGCTTCCCGGAGGCTGTCGACCCAACGGTCGCGCGGGGTCGGTGCCGACCGACGACCCGGCAGCGGGAGCACGAGGTGGTCGCGCGCCCGCGAGAGGGCGACATAGAGGAGCCGCCAACGCTCGGCGCGCGCGTCGGCGACCGCGGTACGCAGCGGCGGCGGGCCGGCGAGCATCCCACCGTCGGTACTGCCCACCTCACGTTCGTCGGTCCCGTCGTCGATCCAGCGTTCGCTCGCCCAGCGGAGACCCGCGTCGCCGTCGCCCGGCGAGGCGTCGGGGTCGTACGGACCGTTCTCGAGGACGGTACCGCCCAGTGCCGGGTAGTCGTCGCCGAGGGCGACGTTCGCCGGCGGCGCGAGCGCGACGTGGCGACCGTGGGCGACCAACTGATCGAGGTAGGCGCCGTACCGTCCCAGTTCGGTACCGGGGTCGGCGAGCGCGACTACGTCGTCCTCGTCGCCTTTCGCGCCGTGGATCGTCCGGAACGTCACGTCGGCCTCGGCGGCGGTGGGGAGGCTCGGCCCAGTCCGGGGATTCCGCCGCGCGTGGTTCAACTCCGCGGAGAGCTCCGCGAGCGAGTAGGTCTCCTCGCCCTCCCAGTCGCCGACCGTACCGACCAACCGGTCCAGCACGGCGGCGTCCTCGACGGCGGTCGCGCTCTGGTCTAGCGGGTCGACGGCCAGCGAGAGCGTCTCGACCACGTCCGCCACCACGTCGGCGCCCGCACCCGCGAGGTGGTCGGCTCGGCGGTCCGCGAGTTCGGCGAGGCCGTCGACGAACGCGCCCTTCGCCCCCCGCATCGACCCGGAGTCGGCGACGGCGTGGATCGACCAGTCCGAACGCATCAGTCGGTCCACCAGCCCGTTGATCGGCACCGCGTCGTCGTTGGTCAGATCGAGCGTCGTGGACTGCTCGGTCGGCGCGAGGAGCCACTGTACGACCGCACAGACCGCCTCGACGAGCGGGTGCTCGAACAGCGAACGGCTGGTGTCCCGTACCGAGAGCCCGGCGTCGGCGAAGGCCTCGACGTAAGCACCCATGTGGGTCCGCTGGTGGAACAGCACCGTCACGCCCGGATCGTCGCCGAAGCGACCGTCCTCCAGTCCGGCCGCGATGCAGTCGGCCATCGCGGCGGCTTCGCCGATCCCCTCCTCCGGGTCGACCCACGTCGGCGAGCCGGGGTGACCGTGCTCCGGGAACGCGGCGACGTGGAGGCTCGGCCCGGGCGAGGGATCACGAACCGCCGAGAGCCGGTCGTAGCCGTCGATCCCCCGCCCCGCCGTGGCGTCGTCGACGGCACCGCGGGTCGGGTCCGTGAACACCGAGTCGAAGACGGTGTCGATGGCGGCGGCGACCGACGGCCGCGAGCGGTACGTCCGGGTCGCAGTTCGGCGTTCGTGGGTCTCCCAGTCGATCCCGAAGTAGCGACCCTCGGTCGCGGCCGTGTCGAACAGTCGCGGCTGGGCGTTGCGCCACGCGTAGATACACTGTTCGGGGTCACCCACCAGCAGCACCCGCGTCTCGGCATCGACTAGGGGTGCCAGCGCGTCGTGCTGGGCCCGCGAAACGTCCTGGGCCTCGTCGACGACGACCGTCGAGAGCCGGCCGGTCCAGCGCTCCCGGAGTCGGTCGCGGAACGGGCTCTCGTAGGCTGGCTCCGCGAAGAACGTCGCGATCCAGTGGGCCACGTCGACGTGCGCGACGACGCCGGCCCGCCGACAGGCCTCGTCGTAGGCGTCGAGGTAGGCCGGCAGCACCGTACAGAGCGCGTCAACGGCAGCCGCCCAGCCGGCCCGGCAGGCGCCGTCGGCGTCGACGACCGATTCGGGAGCGCCGTCCGGGTCGGCGTCCAAGCCCCGTTCGACCGCCTCGCGCTCCCCGGCGCCGAAGAACCGCTCCGTGTCTCGAAGCACGTCCCCGAAGGAGTCGGGCGCCCCCTCCGGGTAGCTCCCGGCGACGACAGTCTCCAGTCGCTCCCGGAGGTCGGGGACCGAGAGTCGGCGTTCCCGACAGGCTGTTCGGGCGCCGGCGAGCAGCGCGGCCGCGTCGTCGTCGTACCGCCCGCCGGGGTAGGCGTCGTCGAGCGCCGCCAGCGGCTCGGCCAACGACGGTTCGTTCCGCACAGCCGCCAGCGCGTCGCCGTGCACCTGTGCGAGGGCGGCGCCGTCGCCGGCGTCGGGGACGCCGTCGAAGCCCACCTCCTCGGCGACGGCCTCGAACACCGCGCCGAGCACGCTGTCTATCGTTCCCACGCGGTCACTGCCCCTGAGCGACCCACCCAGTTCGTCGGCGGCGTCGGGAGCCAGATCGACCGGCGCCTCCGGGTCGGCCGCGAACCCGCGCAGCGCCGCCTCGACGCCGGGGAGGATACTCGCCGCGTCGTCCCGGGAGAAGGAGGTGAGACAGAGCGTCTCCGTCGGGCTCTCGACGCCGTCGTGGACTTTGCGGGCGAGGTCCTCGGCGGCGACGGTGTCGGCGGTGACCGACTTGCCGGCGCCGGGGCCACAGTCCAGCACGAACAGTCCCGAGTCGGCCTCGAAGAAGGCGTCGCGGATCTCGGCCTGTGCACCCTCCAGTCGGCGGTAGCCGTTCGGGCTGTCGTCGCCGTCCGTCTCTGCCGTTGTGTCCTCGCCGCCCGACAGTTCTTCACTCATCGCGAACCACCCCCGCCGGCGGCGAGGGCGTCCGGGAGCGTCCCCCTCGTCAGGAGCGACTGCGTCGCCGACTCGTCGACGGAGTCGGCCGATACCCGGGAAAGCAACGGCGAACGCTCCATCGCCGTTCCCTCGCGGTCACGGCGGTATCGAGTGACGGCGAGGCTCTCGGTCGCGGCACCGAGCCCCGACGCGAGATGGTCGACCTCGCGGGCGGCGGTCCACCGGCCGGGGACCGCTAGCCGTCGAGCGGCGGCGCTGTCACCCTTGACGACCGCGCTCCGGAACGCCTCGGGGAACACGCTCTCGACCCGGCGCGGCCAGACGCCGTCGACCAGTCCCACGGCGACGACGTGGGGCACCTCGCGCAGCCACGCGTCGGTCGCGTCGATGGCGTCGACGGCGGCGGCGTTGGCGTGTTCGCGGCGGCCGGGGCGGGTGGTGACGACGCGCTCGGCGAGGTCGGCGACGGCCAGCCACGACCGCGGCACGTCGCCCGCAGCGAGCCACTCGTCGTACTTCGCGCGGGTGTCGGTCAGTAGCTCCTCGACCCGGGAGAGGGCCCGCGCGTAGCGCGAGGTCCGGCTGAGGTCGTCGCTGTCGGCCGCGAAGACGGCCGGCAGCGCGGTCTCACGCCCGGATTCGACCAGCGGCTCGAACGTCCGGTGGATATCGGGCGGCTCCGGGGCCGTGGGCTGCTCCCGAACCCAATCGAGGAACGTCCGGAGGGCCGCGGCGTCGGCGCCGGGGACCTGCCCGCTGTCGACGGCGTCGTCCAGTCGGTCTGCCCACCCGTCGACCGAGCGCTCGGTCGGATCGGGCGACTCGTCGGCGAGTCCGGCGCGAAGGGCGCCGACCCGGGCGGCGGAGAGTGGCCACGCTGTCGAGCCCTCTTCAGCGTCGCCCTGCGGTGGAACCCACTCGAAGGAAAGCGGTTCGAGGAGCCCCTCGACGTCGACCCCGTCGTTCCCGAGCAGTTCACAGACCGCCGCGAACTGGCGGTACGGCACCGTTCGCTCGGCGGGAAGCTGTGCCCAGACGGCGAGTGTCGCGCCGTGGCGACCCAGCGCCCGGCGCAGCGACCGCTCGTACTCGCCGGCGTCCCGGGCGACGATCAGCACGTCACTCGGTGAGACCCCGTTCCGGAGGTGGCCGGCGACGACGGCCGCGGCGACACGGGCCTCGCCTTCGGGCGTGTCGGCGACGAACTCCGCGGCGTCGAGGCCGGGCGCGACCGCGGTTTCGGTATCGTTCCGAGCCCCGGGGGTCCCGACTCCCCTTCCGGGTTCCACATCGAGTCGGTCGCTCAGCCGCTCGGCGATATCGGGGCCGGTCCCCGGTCGGAGCGAGACCGTCACCGTGACGCCCGCCGCTGCCGCGGCGTCGAGCAGGCCGAGCAACGGCGCGTCGACGGCACTCACGCCGGCGACCGAGAGCCGTTCGGCCGCGGGGAACGTCTCGCGCCAGCGCCCCGGGTCCTCCCGGAGCGCGTCGGCGGCCGCCGGGAGCAGCGTTTCGCGGGAGTGGATCGGGGCGACACGTTCGACGAGTCGGTCTTCGAGTGCTCGGACGCCGGCGACGACGTCCGCCGTGTCGCGTGCATCGACCCCCGGGAGACCGTCGGCGACCGTCGAGAGGTCGTCGAGTCGGTCGTCGGCCCAGCCGGTCAGTTCGCCGACGCGGCTGTGGGCGGCGGCGATCGTTTCGACGCGAGCCGGGAGGTCCCCGCCGAACGCCGCGCGGAGCCGCCTGTTCGACTCGGTCTTGCGCTGCAGGAGCGTTTCGAAGTGGTTGAGTCGGTCGATCCGGTCGATCGTGTCGACCGGCTCCCCGACGCCGTCGAGCAGGTCGTCGGCGATGGTCGTCGCGTCGGTCAGCCGGAGGCTGCTGCGCGGGGTGGCGTGCTCGGCCAGCCGGCGCTTGAGGTTGCGTCGGTGGAGGCGCTCGGGCGTCACGACCAGCTCCGTCGGCTGTGGGGCACGGCTGGCACGACCGAGGAGCGCGTCGGCGTCGCTCCCGTGAACGCCGCCGACGACCGCCCGGATCGAGCCGCCTTCGGTAGTGTCGGGCATGCGGGGTAGGTGACTCGACGGTGGGCCCGGATCGGTAAGAAGCCGAGGGACGGCGCGGACCCCGCCCTGGGTCGCGGCAACACCGTCCGGGATCGACCGGCGTATCGCCCACCCGTCCGGCGGTCCACCATGCACGTCACGGTTCTGAGCACGGGCGGGACGATAGCGAGCACCGGTGGGGAGAGCAAGACGCCGACGAAGGCCGGCGAGGAACTGATCGATGCGGTGCCGGGCCTCTCGGAGTTGGCGTCGTTCGCCGTCGAGCGCGTCGCCAGCGTCTCCGGCTTCGACGTGACGTGGGAGCGGGCCGCGGCGCTCCGAGAGGCGGCCGAGCGGGCGGCCGAGGACGCCGACGGGATCGTCGTCACCCACGGCACGGACACGATGGCCGAGTCGGCGTACCTCCTCGATCTGACGACGGCCCTCGACGTTCCCGTCGCGTTCACCGGCGCCCAGCGGCCGTTCGATCAGGTGGGAACCGACGGCCCGCCGAACCTCCTCTCGGCGGTCCGAACCGTCACCCACGAGCGCGTCGACGCGGGGACGTACCTCGTCTTCGACGACGAGGTCCACGCGGCCCGGGACGTTGTCAAGCGCCACACCAGCGCCCTCTCGACGTTCGACTCGCCCGAGCGCGGCCCCGTGGGGGAGTTCACCCCGCTCGGGCTTCGGCTGTTCCGCGAGCCGCGGAGCTACTCGGGGTCGGCCCCCGAAGTGGGCTCCGTCGAGGCCGAAATCCCGGTGGTGACCACGGGACTCGGCGCCAGCGGCGACACGCTGCGGCGGGTCGTCGGCGACGTCGCAGACCCCGCCGTCGATGGCGTCGTCGTCGCCGGGACCGGTCTCGGGAACACCACCGGTTCGCTCTGTGCGGCGATCGAGGAACTGCTGGCGGCCGGGGTTCCTGTCGTCGTCGCCTCGCGGTGCCACGAGGGCGCGACCGCGCCGCTGTACGGCGGCGACGGCGGCGGCACCACCCTCGACGAACTGGGCGTCCTCTGGGGCGGCGACCTCCCGGCGTGGAAGGCCCGGATCAAACTCGCGGTGGCGCTCGAACGCGGCGCGGGTGGAACGGGCGGTGACGACGCCGTCGACGCGGAGTTCTTCGAGGCGGGGCTGCGCGAACCGTCGGCGTGAGCGTCGCCGATTTGGCCCTGGAGCGCTAACTCGCCCCCGTGACTGACGACGAAGCGACGCGCGTGGTGCTCTCCTACACGCCCGCCGAGTCGCGGGTCGGCGACGAACTCCGGACGGAACGGTTCCGGGGCTATCTCCGGCGCGCCCACGCCGGCGCAGTCGCCGTCGGCGACCAGTGGGCGGAGTTCGTGAGCCGCGGCTGTGGCTCGACGCGGGACGTGACACTCCGCGTGGAGTCGGTGGAGGGCGGCGACGAAGTGGGCGAGCGGACGGGGTTCGCCTTCGAGATGCGGAGTTAGGCCTCGGGTGGCGCGTCGACGGTCGGTACCTCGACGCTGTCGAGGACGTCCTGAACCACCGTGGCCTTCCCGATCCCGTCGATCTGTGCCTCTGGGGTGAGAACCAGTCGGTGAGCCAGCGCGGGGCCGGCGACGGCTTTCACGTCGTCGGGGGTGAGGAACTCCCGGGAGCGAAGCGTCGCGTGGGCGCGGGCGATCTCGAAGAGCCGTTGGGTCCCCCGCGGGGAGACGCCGACCTCGACTCGCCGGTCCTCGCGAGTCGCCCGGGCCACGTCGGCGATGTAGTCGAGCAGGTCCGGGTTCGCGTGGACGGACTCGGGCACCTGCTGGAGCGCCTCGACCATGCCGTCGTCGAGCACGCGCTCGACGGTGGGGACCTGTTCGGTGCGGCCCGCACGCCGTCGGAGCAGTTCGATCTCCCCGTCGCGCTCGGGATACCCCATCGAGTCCTTCACTGCGAAGCGGTCGATCTGGGCCTCCGGCAGCGGGAACGTCCCCTCGCTCTCGACGGGGTTCTGGGTGGCGATGACGATGAACGGCTCCGGGAGGTCGCGGGTC
It includes:
- a CDS encoding asparaginase — translated: MHVTVLSTGGTIASTGGESKTPTKAGEELIDAVPGLSELASFAVERVASVSGFDVTWERAAALREAAERAAEDADGIVVTHGTDTMAESAYLLDLTTALDVPVAFTGAQRPFDQVGTDGPPNLLSAVRTVTHERVDAGTYLVFDDEVHAARDVVKRHTSALSTFDSPERGPVGEFTPLGLRLFREPRSYSGSAPEVGSVEAEIPVVTTGLGASGDTLRRVVGDVADPAVDGVVVAGTGLGNTTGSLCAAIEELLAAGVPVVVASRCHEGATAPLYGGDGGGTTLDELGVLWGGDLPAWKARIKLAVALERGAGGTGGDDAVDAEFFEAGLREPSA
- a CDS encoding UvrD-helicase domain-containing protein, giving the protein MSEELSGGEDTTAETDGDDSPNGYRRLEGAQAEIRDAFFEADSGLFVLDCGPGAGKSVTADTVAAEDLARKVHDGVESPTETLCLTSFSRDDAASILPGVEAALRGFAADPEAPVDLAPDAADELGGSLRGSDRVGTIDSVLGAVFEAVAEEVGFDGVPDAGDGAALAQVHGDALAAVRNEPSLAEPLAALDDAYPGGRYDDDAAALLAGARTACRERRLSVPDLRERLETVVAGSYPEGAPDSFGDVLRDTERFFGAGEREAVERGLDADPDGAPESVVDADGACRAGWAAAVDALCTVLPAYLDAYDEACRRAGVVAHVDVAHWIATFFAEPAYESPFRDRLRERWTGRLSTVVVDEAQDVSRAQHDALAPLVDAETRVLLVGDPEQCIYAWRNAQPRLFDTAATEGRYFGIDWETHERRTATRTYRSRPSVAAAIDTVFDSVFTDPTRGAVDDATAGRGIDGYDRLSAVRDPSPGPSLHVAAFPEHGHPGSPTWVDPEEGIGEAAAMADCIAAGLEDGRFGDDPGVTVLFHQRTHMGAYVEAFADAGLSVRDTSRSLFEHPLVEAVCAVVQWLLAPTEQSTTLDLTNDDAVPINGLVDRLMRSDWSIHAVADSGSMRGAKGAFVDGLAELADRRADHLAGAGADVVADVVETLSLAVDPLDQSATAVEDAAVLDRLVGTVGDWEGEETYSLAELSAELNHARRNPRTGPSLPTAAEADVTFRTIHGAKGDEDDVVALADPGTELGRYGAYLDQLVAHGRHVALAPPANVALGDDYPALGGTVLENGPYDPDASPGDGDAGLRWASERWIDDGTDEREVGSTDGGMLAGPPPLRTAVADARAERWRLLYVALSRARDHLVLPLPGRRSAPTPRDRWVDSLREAFEFHEGRSGEYTVDTPGQHDPLAVAVHRPSAASPTATEESGDADGNDGPPPLPDRGWTPRFVNPSTVYELAAAPEEGVLAHLSGRPLHAEQDGVTVPLSFETMGPEVVGDVAHDLFTFALSAGVDAATLSDCGGPLPAALDRAVAAHANGVAPEEREELRRYVAGTLCPQLAATEAYDRLVNSDRRFVEEPLDAVVRVRGVAVEIGGRADVVSVDGDGRWHIDELKVGLRPPEPELTERYELQAAAYAWLLERQGASAVTASVTTVGAHQATAAVDAGGADVRELLDSLAERRWNDR
- a CDS encoding AAA family ATPase; amino-acid sequence: MSDTPSAHDAGDHLEAVLDAIEGAVIVRREFLETVLVGVLARGHVLLEDVPGTGKTLTAQSVSTALGLSFSRIQFTPDLLPADITGTNVFHENEGDFEFQPGPVFANVVLADEINRAPPKTQAALLEAMAEGQVTVEGETRDLPEPFIVIATQNPVESEGTFPLPEAQIDRFAVKDSMGYPERDGEIELLRRRAGRTEQVPTVERVLDDGMVEALQQVPESVHANPDLLDYIADVARATREDRRVEVGVSPRGTQRLFEIARAHATLRSREFLTPDDVKAVAGPALAHRLVLTPEAQIDGIGKATVVQDVLDSVEVPTVDAPPEA
- a CDS encoding WD40/YVTN/BNR-like repeat-containing protein, with protein sequence MWQLGEDGERPEWRVVETPFDITLFDVAQTTQGLYAVGSGGHLVADRGEGWEIVFDDGPSTRDNQMRAMDVTSDGERVWMLGSSGAMACYDVEERKKFDYSYPNEMTSTWEGIAIAGERGKEKGLAANGSGEILPFTIDGFDVDWGQLDKPAGKGSKMAALAATPDGIGFGVDTSGNAFKTTAEDGWKDIGIVNAQVKFYDIYAGTNQRVYVAAGDGRIYRYDDSYNNWTPIGVAETTSLTAIDVYDEGSRKRQMVCIGANGNIYQRTGKERWEEIPSPTKNALNAIRLGSAFDVAVGKNGTVIERPRGTTRSAGKSADGDNFDGRGETYQGDGNQMETTDRQQREDRMKDGIDQQQKQFE